A region of the Nymphalis io chromosome 6, ilAglIoxx1.1, whole genome shotgun sequence genome:
catgaatttaaaaaacttaattactaCTTTGAAAAAACATTCttatagcgcgatgtaaaatacatctaacgccatctattggcgagaagataaactaaataatattaggcATAATGTATTTCGATCTTGAacagctgttttgcgatagcatatctgatgagtggatggtacctacccaaacgggctttgcacaaagccctaccaccagtaaattacatAGATAgacatttgattttttgttttgtttataataaaagctaattacaataaaactgcGAAACCGTTACTTAGtaagtttacttaaaatattaaattgttaaatattaaatttaaattaagttgttactatcaatatacataataaatctgtaactgatagCTGTCTGTACATTGAAGATATATCGGTAAAACGATTACCGCGGGCCGTTATCAACGCAacagaacccaaaacaatgtttgttagaatttttgtctgtgcgtttgtgcaagATAATCTTAGAAACGGTTTAACGGATTTGAGTGTGATTTTCACCAATGTATTATGGccaaactttatttaatatttagtatttgttttatttcaatcggttcataaataatagaGTTATGTCAATTAAAAGAATCACGTTTAACATTTATTCGCTAAAATTGCTAAAAAAGTTCAGTAgaattggctgaaatattatattaaatgatgatgattgaaagtttatagaaacaaaacaaagttaaaaaatggacagtttcagagaCTTAGAACtaccaatgtaagttgaacacAGATCTATTcgatcaataatattaaatagggttcagcttatgctggcagagagatggcctagtggttagaacgcgtaaatctttaccgatgatcgtgagttcaaacccattcagtggtgcttgcctgcaccattgaattttaatgtatttaatttgtgtttataattcatctcgtgcttgacagtttttattactttttatagttttgacatattacaacgggtagttgagtaggttgtttgaaagtactcatacgtatttattttctttaataaatactaatatcctacgaaaataaaactaaaaatgttgtatatatactgaaatattataataagctcTAAGAGTTTTTTTAAGTGatacgcgggtgaaactgcAGGCACAGCTAgtctaaactatatttaaaaaaagaacacgaaaatgtatacaaataatatttaatctcaATTTCACAAGAATAAAGTATTACTTTAACGTATTGTTCCGTTGCTCTCTTTTCGTTTCTGtgaaaaacttttttcaatGAAGGCAGCTCTGTTCACAAATCGTTTTATTTCTTTAGTCGCTGTACAATCCTCTATTTTTCACCGTTCTTACAAGCGACACAATTCGGCTCCAAATCGCATCGGCAAACTTTAAAAGGTAGTGATCCGTCGAAAGCCTTATTGTAATTCCATAAAACCTTTACATTACCTTCAACATATGGGTTCTCCGATTTGTTTGTCATTTCAAATGACTCGCAGAAAACAGTATCCCCAATCAACACCGCCGGCAGTACAATATCTTCGCCGTTTAAATCAATCTCGCACTTCCAAGGTGTGAACGccatataaagatatatttgtgttatttttacagTTATGATATCTTTTTGACCGCTTGCAAATGTTAGTTCTTTCTTTTCTGCAACTCGAGGGCAAAAGTCTGGTCCAGACATAAGAGCAGGAATTTGCGACGGATATATTACGTTGTCGTTGCCGCAAAGTTGTTTCGTACATAAACTTTTAGTGACACACCATGTGCAAATGTTCTGTGATATACACGAGGAACACGAAGTAAATGTTCTACAATGGTCCT
Encoded here:
- the LOC126769034 gene encoding uncharacterized protein LOC126769034 → MTQTLFTKHFICIKLRYKMFHPKLVVLILSSSVLSCLAGDIVITAKEDHCRTFTSCSSCISQNICTWCVTKSLCTKQLCGNDNVIYPSQIPALMSGPDFCPRVAEKKELTFASGQKDIITVKITQIYLYMAFTPWKCEIDLNGEDIVLPAVLIGDTVFCESFEMTNKSENPYVEGNVKVLWNYNKAFDGSLPFKVCRCDLEPNCVACKNGEK